A genomic region of Sulfobacillus acidophilus DSM 10332 contains the following coding sequences:
- a CDS encoding NADH dehydrogenase subunit K (PFAM: NADH-ubiquinone/plastoquinone oxidoreductase chain 4L~COGs: COG0713 NADH:ubiquinone oxidoreductase subunit 11 or 4L (chain K)~HAMAP: NAD(P)H-quinone oxidoreductase subunit 4L~InterPro IPR001133~KEGG: afo:Afer_0373 NADH-ubiquinone oxidoreductase chain 4L~PFAM: NADH:ubiquinone/quinone oxidoreductase, chain 4L~SPTR: NADH-quinone oxidoreductase subunit K 1): MPLNWVVGLGAALFVIGAVGVLIRKNPLIIFMASEMMWNAAALVFIAYARAFHVMNGQVMAFLIIGTAAAEVGIGLAIIVTVYHHRHRLDIDEIAQLKG, encoded by the coding sequence ATGCCGCTAAATTGGGTGGTCGGCTTAGGAGCTGCGTTATTTGTCATCGGGGCGGTCGGGGTACTCATCCGTAAAAACCCGTTGATCATCTTTATGGCCTCGGAAATGATGTGGAATGCCGCGGCACTGGTGTTTATCGCCTACGCTCGCGCCTTTCACGTGATGAACGGACAAGTGATGGCGTTTCTGATTATTGGAACCGCGGCGGCCGAAGTGGGCATTGGTCTCGCCATTATCGTAACGGTTTATCATCATCGGCATCGGTTGGATATCGATGAGATTGCCCAGCTAAAAGGCTAG
- a CDS encoding NADH-ubiquinone/plastoquinone oxidoreductase chain 6 (PFAM: NADH-ubiquinone/plastoquinone oxidoreductase chain 6~COGs: COG0839 NADH:ubiquinone oxidoreductase subunit 6 (chain J)~InterPro IPR001457~KEGG: stp:Strop_4056 NADH dehydrogenase subunit J~PFAM: NADH:ubiquinone/plastoquinone oxidoreductase, chain 6~SPTR: NADH-ubiquinone/plastoquinone oxidoreductase, chain 6), with translation MVGFLILAAMALVGGIGVITARQPVHSALYLIVNILALAIFYIVMNAEFLGVAQVIVYAGAIMVLFLFVVTLLTAGKDDREPKDGLPGQRLWAGILGVLSGIGLVYLGIRYPGKAVVTGLPPNYGNLHGIGQLLWGPDFIYLMAVAIMLLTAAVGVLVLNRPAVRRPRQPRTEEGQS, from the coding sequence ATGGTAGGATTTCTCATTCTTGCAGCCATGGCATTGGTGGGCGGTATTGGTGTCATTACCGCCCGTCAACCGGTGCATAGCGCGTTATACCTCATTGTCAATATTTTGGCGTTGGCGATTTTCTACATCGTGATGAACGCGGAATTTCTCGGAGTGGCGCAAGTCATTGTGTACGCCGGGGCTATCATGGTGCTGTTCCTGTTTGTGGTGACGCTATTGACGGCGGGTAAAGATGATCGCGAGCCTAAAGACGGCCTGCCGGGCCAACGTCTGTGGGCCGGCATTTTAGGCGTCTTGTCGGGAATCGGTCTGGTGTATTTGGGGATTCGCTATCCCGGCAAAGCGGTGGTGACCGGTCTACCGCCTAATTACGGGAATCTTCATGGCATTGGGCAGTTGTTATGGGGGCCCGACTTTATCTATCTGATGGCGGTGGCCATCATGCTTTTGACGGCTGCTGTTGGGGTTTTGGTCCTCAACCGACCCGCCGTGCGGCGGCCACGCCAACCGCGCACTGAGGAGGGTCAGTCATAA
- a CDS encoding NADH dehydrogenase subunit I (PFAM: 4Fe-4S binding domain~TIGRFAM: NADH-quinone oxidoreductase, chain I~COGs: COG1143 Formate hydrogenlyase subunit 6/NADH:ubiquinone oxidoreductase 23 kD subunit (chain I)~HAMAP: NADH-quinone oxidoreductase, chain I~InterPro IPR001450:IPR010226~KEGG: sth:STH1594 NADH dehydrogenase I subunit I~PFAM: 4Fe-4S ferredoxin, iron-sulphur binding, subgroup~PRIAM: NADH dehydrogenase (quinone)~SPTR: NADH-quinone oxidoreductase subunit I 1;~TIGRFAM: NADH-quinone oxidoreductase, chain I), with protein MFEGIKAIAKGLGTTFKALTEPRDTYPYPEKRREYSPRFRGKHMLARDEEGHELCVGCGLCEAVCPAHAIRVVAAEAPEGQPVSWTNRYSIDYEVDLIRCIFCGMCEEACPTNAVRLTPFNELAAYDRLSMIADKDELLHPAIRK; from the coding sequence ATGTTTGAGGGGATTAAGGCGATCGCCAAAGGTCTCGGCACCACCTTCAAAGCATTGACCGAACCACGGGACACCTATCCATATCCCGAAAAGCGCCGTGAGTACTCCCCGCGTTTTCGCGGCAAGCATATGTTGGCGCGTGACGAAGAGGGGCATGAACTCTGCGTGGGATGCGGGCTTTGTGAAGCGGTGTGTCCGGCCCATGCCATTCGCGTGGTGGCGGCCGAAGCGCCGGAAGGGCAACCGGTGTCCTGGACCAATCGTTATTCCATCGACTATGAGGTGGATCTGATTCGGTGCATCTTCTGCGGCATGTGTGAAGAGGCATGTCCCACGAATGCGGTGCGATTGACACCGTTTAATGAATTGGCCGCGTACGACCGCTTGTCCATGATTGCCGACAAGGACGAGTTGTTGCATCCGGCGATACGGAAATGA
- a CDS encoding NADH dehydrogenase subunit H (PFAM: NADH dehydrogenase~COGs: COG1005 NADH:ubiquinone oxidoreductase subunit 1 (chain H)~HAMAP: NAD(P)H-quinone oxidoreductase subunit 1~InterPro IPR001694~KEGG: pcu:pc0566 NADH-ubiquinone oxidoreductase chain H~PFAM: NADH:ubiquinone oxidoreductase, subunit 1~PRIAM: NADH dehydrogenase (quinone)~SPTR: NADH-quinone oxidoreductase subunit H), which translates to MTALELILLIIKIILLIAILMGGFAYTMLLERRLLGFFQLRLGPNRVGPGGLLQPLADGLKMMTKEDLIPAGADPFVYKLAPVISLFTALAVDAVIPFGAPIHVFGLTVSLDIANPSVGLLIAFALSSLGVYGLVLGGWASQNKYSLLGGIRASAQIISYELAMGLAVMGVLMITGTANLEQIVLYQKTHGWLWWSQIIPFLIYFITAIAETNRTPFDLPEAESELVAGYHTEYSGMRFASFVVAEYINMITVSGLAVTLFFGGWLGPILPPIIWFFIKVGVFIFVFIWIRATLPRFRYDKLMNFGWKVLVPVALVYFLGTAAFVSGLI; encoded by the coding sequence ATGACGGCATTAGAGCTGATTTTGCTCATCATCAAAATTATTCTCTTGATCGCCATTCTGATGGGCGGATTTGCCTATACGATGTTGTTGGAACGGCGGCTCTTAGGATTCTTCCAATTGCGGCTGGGTCCGAACCGGGTGGGGCCGGGCGGATTGCTGCAGCCGCTGGCGGACGGGTTAAAAATGATGACGAAAGAAGATTTAATCCCGGCCGGAGCAGATCCCTTCGTGTACAAATTGGCCCCGGTAATCTCGCTTTTTACCGCGTTGGCGGTGGACGCGGTCATCCCGTTCGGAGCCCCCATTCATGTATTTGGGCTCACCGTCAGCCTGGATATTGCCAATCCGTCGGTGGGCCTTTTAATCGCGTTTGCCTTGAGCTCACTCGGGGTTTATGGCTTGGTGTTGGGCGGTTGGGCATCGCAGAATAAATATTCCCTCTTGGGCGGCATCCGGGCCTCAGCCCAGATTATCTCCTATGAGCTGGCCATGGGGTTAGCCGTTATGGGGGTCCTGATGATTACGGGGACCGCCAATCTCGAGCAGATTGTGTTATATCAAAAGACCCATGGTTGGCTTTGGTGGTCCCAGATCATTCCCTTTCTCATCTACTTCATCACGGCGATAGCCGAAACCAACCGCACACCCTTTGACTTGCCGGAAGCCGAATCGGAGTTGGTGGCAGGGTACCATACCGAATACTCCGGAATGCGCTTCGCCAGCTTTGTGGTGGCCGAATACATCAACATGATTACGGTGAGCGGCCTTGCTGTCACCTTGTTCTTCGGCGGTTGGCTAGGGCCGATATTGCCCCCGATTATTTGGTTCTTCATCAAAGTCGGCGTCTTTATCTTCGTCTTCATTTGGATTCGGGCGACCTTGCCCCGTTTTCGGTATGACAAACTGATGAACTTTGGTTGGAAAGTCCTGGTGCCCGTAGCGTTGGTGTACTTTTTGGGCACGGCCGCGTTTGTGAGCGGACTGATATAA